The Weissella confusa DNA window TCATGAAGGGTGCCTACATCTGGATGGCTGATTTGCTACGTGCGGTGGGCCGTGACGTTGAAACGGATTATATTGATGTGTCGAGTTACGTGGGGGATTCGTCAACTGGTCACATTACGATTCAACGTGATTTGAAGGTTGACCTAGCTGGCCGTACCGTCGTTATCCTAGATGAAGTGATTGATACGGGATTGACGTTGCGTTATCTAAAGGCTGACTTTGAGAAGCGAGGGGCTGATCAAGTGTTGGTTGCGGTAGCGGTCGACAAGCGTGATGATGTGTCCGCCGGGGGCATTACACCTGACTTTGTGGGAGCAAAAGTACCAAATGAATTCTTGGTTGGTTATGGCATGGACTATAACAACCACCACCGTAACTTGCCATATGTCGCGGTGCTTGAATTGAAGAAGTAAGACATAAAGCGACCTGACTGAATAACTAGTCAGGTCGCTTTATTGCTTACTTTTACACATTTCTATATAATGATTGAACTATCAAAAACGAATGGAGATGATGAAGATGCCAGTATTTGGATCATTATCTGTACGCCGCATGAAGGTTAAGTCAAATTAATTGTCATCGCCG harbors:
- a CDS encoding phosphoribosyltransferase; amino-acid sequence: METMTLQRTVLGTEEIAAMVERVAAEINDATAHVERPVFVGVMKGAYIWMADLLRAVGRDVETDYIDVSSYVGDSSTGHITIQRDLKVDLAGRTVVILDEVIDTGLTLRYLKADFEKRGADQVLVAVAVDKRDDVSAGGITPDFVGAKVPNEFLVGYGMDYNNHHRNLPYVAVLELKK